ATGTCATGGGCGGGTGCGAACTACGAAGACGCGATTGTCATTTCAGAGCGCCTTGTGAAAAACAGCAAGTTTACATCAATTCATGTTGAAGAGTTTGTGGCGTATGTACGCGACACCAAGCTTGGGCCTGAGGTAACGACGTATGATATTCCAAATGTGTCCGAGGCAAAGCTCAAAAATCTTGATGAAGAAGGCATTGTCCGCATCGGTGCGGAGGTTCGCGCAGGTGACATTTTGGTTGGAAAGGTCACACCTAAGGGCGAAACGCAACTTACTCCCGAGGAGCGCCTCTTGCGTTCCATCTTTGGTGAGAAAGCAAAGGATGTGAAAGATACATCGCTCCGTATGGAAGCCGGAAAACGCGGTCGCGTTATCGGTGTTCGCGTGTTCTCGCGCGAAAACGGAGATCAGCTTGAAAGTGGCATTATCAAGCGCATTCACATTGAAGTGGCGCAATTGCGCAACATATCAGTCGGTGACAAGCTCGCCGGTCGCCACGGTAACAAAGGTGTTATCTCTCGCGTGCTTCCGGAAGAAGATATGCCGTTTACCGAGGATGGTGAGCCAATCGACATCATTTTGACACCGCTTGGCGTACCAAGTCGTATGAACTTGGGGCAGATTCTTGAAATGCATCTCGGCCTCGCCGCGGAGGAGTTGGGTTATCAAGCCATCGTGCCGCCATTCTCGGGAACGACCGAGGAAGAGATTATTCAAGAGCTCGAGCAGGCGGGATATCCGCAGAGCGGTAAAATAACGCTCTTTGACGGGCGTACCGGTGAGGCGTTTGATCAGCCAATCGCGGTTGGAAACATGTACATCTTGAAGCTGCACCACATGGTTGAGGACAAGATTCACATGCGCAGTGTCGGACCATACTCCATTACGACACAACAGCCGCTTGGCGGTAAGGCGCAAAACGGTGGTCAGCGCGTCGGAGAAATGGAGGTGTGGGCGTTTCTCGGGTACGGTGCGGCGTATGCGCTGCGGGAAGTGCTCACCATTAAGTCAGACGATATCGTGGGTCGTTCGGCCGCGTTTGACGCTATCGTGAAAGGTGAGCGTATTCGCCAGCCACATGTACCGGCTACCTTCAATGTATTGATTCGTCACTTGCGTGGCTTGGCATTGGATATCAATTTAGAAAAGAGTAATGACAACAACGACTAGCGTATGAAAACAACACACAAAGAAGCCCTCATCAACGATTTCGACAAGGTTACGCTTAAGTTGGCGTCGCCGGAGCGCATTTTGGAGTGGTCACGCGGT
Above is a genomic segment from Candidatus Woesearchaeota archaeon containing:
- a CDS encoding DNA-directed RNA polymerase subunit beta codes for the protein MSWAGANYEDAIVISERLVKNSKFTSIHVEEFVAYVRDTKLGPEVTTYDIPNVSEAKLKNLDEEGIVRIGAEVRAGDILVGKVTPKGETQLTPEERLLRSIFGEKAKDVKDTSLRMEAGKRGRVIGVRVFSRENGDQLESGIIKRIHIEVAQLRNISVGDKLAGRHGNKGVISRVLPEEDMPFTEDGEPIDIILTPLGVPSRMNLGQILEMHLGLAAEELGYQAIVPPFSGTTEEEIIQELEQAGYPQSGKITLFDGRTGEAFDQPIAVGNMYILKLHHMVEDKIHMRSVGPYSITTQQPLGGKAQNGGQRVGEMEVWAFLGYGAAYALREVLTIKSDDIVGRSAAFDAIVKGERIRQPHVPATFNVLIRHLRGLALDINLEKSNDNND